A genomic region of Gemmata massiliana contains the following coding sequences:
- a CDS encoding type II toxin-antitoxin system HicB family antitoxin, producing the protein MFTIETEQEDDGRWIAEVSDLPGVLCYGETRQEAVERVQALALRVVADRLEHGEPVPQLTSVFAVNP; encoded by the coding sequence ATGTTTACCATCGAAACCGAACAGGAAGACGACGGGCGCTGGATCGCCGAGGTGAGCGACCTGCCCGGGGTGCTGTGCTACGGCGAGACGCGACAGGAAGCGGTCGAGCGCGTACAGGCACTGGCCCTCCGGGTCGTTGCCGACCGCCTGGAACACGGCGAGCCGGTTCCGCAACTCACCAGCGTGTTCGCGGTGAACCCGTGA
- the rpmB gene encoding 50S ribosomal protein L28, which translates to MAKTCVFTGKKAVFGNRKKYRGKAKYLGGVGKKILGTSRRKFKPNLQKMRCVVDGVVKKVWVSASAIRSGLVVKPVKVKPFEKVNV; encoded by the coding sequence ATGGCCAAGACGTGCGTTTTCACCGGCAAGAAGGCGGTTTTCGGGAACCGCAAGAAGTACCGCGGTAAGGCGAAGTACCTCGGTGGCGTCGGTAAGAAGATCCTCGGCACCAGTCGCCGGAAGTTCAAGCCGAACCTCCAGAAGATGCGCTGCGTCGTGGACGGCGTGGTGAAGAAGGTGTGGGTGTCCGCCTCCGCGATCCGCAGCGGGCTGGTAGTGAAGCCCGTGAAGGTGAAGCCGTTCGAGAAGGTCAACGTATAG
- a CDS encoding lysophospholipid acyltransferase family protein produces MPESDSPQVRRDRHSALGAAVIVCLAVPALAVLVVDVPADARRANGLWFVGTAVGSALLPFLYWSPCRALGLVPLAAIAWLAAIGHGIYWGEWPGWAHGAPLGLIVGALARGCRGEEPWPETAALFGAALAGGGIAWACVERGRPFDVPRGFVLLASVVLVGWSWGRLFRPLFELVVEPVLWVMYRVRRAGTGYTDFPRTGACLVIANHACWFDPIFLAKVLPRPLTPMMTAKFYDLPLFRKLMAAFGIIRVPEKALKKDAPELLEAIAALDRGECVVIFPEGYLRRSEDRPLRRFGQGVWQILKARPSTPVFAAWIEGGWGSYTSYFNGPPTKNKKPDFRRPLGVGLSTAVVVAPEVLETHLLTRTHLMNLVSAAREPLGLAPLPLFELPAKADAENESG; encoded by the coding sequence ATGCCCGAATCCGACTCGCCCCAAGTCCGCCGCGACCGGCACAGTGCGCTCGGAGCGGCCGTGATCGTGTGCCTCGCGGTGCCCGCACTGGCGGTCCTCGTGGTCGACGTCCCCGCGGACGCGCGCCGGGCGAACGGGCTGTGGTTCGTCGGGACCGCGGTCGGTTCCGCGCTGCTCCCATTCCTCTACTGGTCACCGTGCCGGGCACTGGGACTGGTGCCACTGGCTGCGATCGCGTGGCTGGCTGCGATCGGGCACGGCATCTACTGGGGCGAGTGGCCCGGTTGGGCACATGGCGCCCCGCTCGGACTCATCGTCGGCGCGCTCGCGCGCGGGTGCCGAGGGGAGGAGCCGTGGCCGGAAACCGCCGCCCTCTTCGGTGCGGCTCTCGCTGGGGGAGGGATCGCGTGGGCGTGCGTGGAACGCGGGCGTCCGTTCGATGTCCCGCGGGGATTCGTTTTGCTCGCATCCGTTGTGCTCGTTGGTTGGTCGTGGGGGCGCCTGTTCCGGCCGCTGTTCGAGTTGGTGGTGGAGCCCGTCCTGTGGGTGATGTACCGCGTTCGGCGCGCTGGTACCGGCTACACGGACTTCCCGCGAACCGGCGCGTGTCTCGTGATTGCCAATCACGCCTGCTGGTTCGACCCCATCTTTTTGGCAAAGGTGCTCCCGCGCCCGCTCACACCGATGATGACCGCGAAGTTCTACGATCTGCCACTTTTCCGAAAGCTCATGGCTGCGTTCGGCATTATTCGGGTACCGGAAAAGGCGCTCAAGAAGGACGCGCCCGAGCTGTTGGAAGCGATCGCGGCGCTGGACCGCGGCGAGTGCGTCGTGATTTTCCCCGAGGGCTACCTGCGCCGGTCCGAGGATCGCCCCCTGCGCCGGTTCGGTCAGGGCGTGTGGCAGATTCTGAAGGCGCGCCCGAGCACACCCGTTTTCGCGGCGTGGATCGAAGGAGGTTGGGGGAGCTACACCTCGTACTTCAACGGCCCTCCGACGAAGAACAAGAAGCCGGACTTCCGTCGACCGCTGGGAGTGGGGCTGTCGACCGCGGTTGTCGTAGCTCCGGAGGTGCTCGAAACGCATCTCCTTACGCGGACCCACCTCATGAACCTCGTGAGTGCGGCGCGGGAACCCTTGGGGCTCGCGCCGCTCCCGCTGTTCGAACTGCCCGCGAAAGCCGACGCGGAGAACGAGTCGGGGTGA
- a CDS encoding type II toxin-antitoxin system HicA family toxin, which produces MSAWSATRARRVLAALQRIGWPIKRQTGSHRTLQRAGWPNYVFAFHDDEEIGPKMLARIGKATGLTPGDL; this is translated from the coding sequence GTGAGTGCGTGGTCCGCGACCCGCGCCCGACGGGTTCTGGCGGCCCTTCAGCGAATCGGATGGCCGATCAAGCGACAGACCGGTTCGCACCGCACTCTACAACGAGCGGGTTGGCCCAACTACGTCTTCGCGTTTCACGACGACGAAGAGATCGGGCCGAAGATGTTGGCGCGCATCGGAAAAGCCACCGGACTAACGCCGGGCGATTTATGA
- a CDS encoding dual specificity protein phosphatase family protein: MTRDWWRSQVALVAFVALIVTCIAYLGVTFANSKPPNYTRIEDGLYQGGAVASPPWRTHAVLNLSESADPYESEVHVWEPIPDAAPAPDLEWLQRQVEWVDAQRRDGRQVFVHSHNGMSRSGMVIIAYLMRKNHWSREQALDFVQSKRPITQPNEAFMDLLAKWERVVLEKGTALKFNP, translated from the coding sequence ATGACGCGAGATTGGTGGCGATCCCAGGTTGCGCTGGTGGCGTTTGTGGCGCTCATCGTGACCTGTATTGCCTATCTCGGCGTAACGTTTGCCAACTCAAAGCCCCCGAACTACACGCGGATCGAGGACGGGCTGTACCAGGGCGGGGCCGTCGCCTCACCCCCCTGGCGCACGCACGCGGTTCTCAACCTGAGCGAGAGCGCCGATCCCTACGAGAGCGAGGTCCACGTCTGGGAGCCCATCCCCGACGCCGCGCCCGCACCCGACCTCGAGTGGCTCCAACGCCAAGTCGAATGGGTCGACGCCCAGCGCCGGGACGGGCGCCAGGTCTTCGTTCACAGTCACAATGGCATGAGCCGGAGCGGGATGGTTATCATCGCGTACCTGATGCGCAAGAACCATTGGTCACGGGAACAGGCGCTGGACTTCGTTCAGAGCAAGCGCCCGATCACGCAACCGAACGAAGCCTTCATGGACTTGCTCGCAAAGTGGGAACGGGTCGTACTGGAAAAAGGAACCGCACTAAAATTCAATCCGTGA